The following DNA comes from Triticum aestivum cultivar Chinese Spring chromosome 3D, IWGSC CS RefSeq v2.1, whole genome shotgun sequence.
GGTATGAAAAACCAAGCACATATATATTTTGTAATAATACGAACAATTTAACATACTCGAATCTCTAGTCGTGCAACTTGGCTATAGTTGCATCCACGCCCACAATTGTGTGCCCTCTATGATATTCTTGCTGGCACAAATGTGCTCTGTTATTGGCACTTGTATTATATTCGAACAAGCGGCATATGCTACTTGTAGCCCACCCTCCTTTTTATGCGGTTCAGTCGGTCTCCATGAGAACCCATCCACCAAATAGGTATCACATTCATCCACAAATGGACCAATGAGTATTGTGTACACCTGGTTGCACAGCCACCACACACCACAAAAGTTGATGGGGTATCGATCAAGAAGAATATGATGCGTACAATGGTTAATCTACTATTTATGCTACTCTCATGCAGGAGCTAAACCCTGTCCTCGatcctcaagacctcaactcctGCCTACGAGTAGTAGCCACACAATGGCACAATATATGCCCTCCCGGGAACACGAAGACGGCGCCGAAGCAAACCAAGAGGTCTACCAACGGTTCACCAACTTGGTGTCCTCCTGGCCGGTCTCCCCGGGCCTCTCCGGCTTCCAGATCTACCGCCACGAAAGCGGTTGGTACACCAGCCTGGCTCCAATGGTGGGCGCCATGGTCGCTGACGCATGCTTCACCGCGCGCCCCTCCGATATCGTCGTGGCCACGCTGCCCAAGTCCGGGACGACGTGGATCAAAGCACTTCTCTACTCCACCATGCACAGGAAGGAGCACCCCGTAGACTCCGGCGACCACCCGTTCAACTCCGTCAGCCCACACGAATGCGTCAAGTTCCTGGAGTACCAGCTCTACACGGCGAGCAGGATCCCAGACATCGGCCGGCTCCCGGACCCGAGGCTCTTCGCGACGCACGTCCCATTCGTGTCGCTGCCGAGGTCCGTCCCAGGATCGGGCTGCAAAATCGTCTACGTGTGCCGCGACCCCAAGGACATCCTGGTCTCGCAGTGGAAGCTCTCCAACAAGTTCAGGATCAGGGACGGGCTGGAGCCGCTCTCCGTCGAGGCCGCCGCCGATTTCTTCTGCGACGGCTTGTCACCGGGAGGGCCATACTGGGATCATGTCCTTGGGTATTGGCGCGCGCATATGGCGCACCCCGAGCGGGTGCTATTCTTCCGGTACGAAGACATGATTCGGGACCCTGCGGCTCATGTGAGTAAGCTGGCGGAGTTCGTCGGACGCCCGTTCGACGCGGGGGAGGAGGATGCCGGTACGGTGGACGCCATTGTCAGGCTATGCTCGTTTGAGAACATGACCGGGCTCGGGGCCACCAAGGAAGGCAAGACCGAGCTCGTGGTAGGCGCGGTGGAGAACAACTGGTTCTTCCGGCGCGGCATGGTTGGGGACTGGGAGAACCATCTGCCGCCAGAGACGACACGGAAGATCGACGCCATCACCCACGCCAGGTTCAGGGATTCCGGCCTCCATGTCTAGCTGTCCAGGAGGTTACAGTAAAAACGTTCGTTTGGAAACTC
Coding sequences within:
- the LOC123073692 gene encoding cytosolic sulfotransferase 5; this encodes MAQYMPSREHEDGAEANQEVYQRFTNLVSSWPVSPGLSGFQIYRHESGWYTSLAPMVGAMVADACFTARPSDIVVATLPKSGTTWIKALLYSTMHRKEHPVDSGDHPFNSVSPHECVKFLEYQLYTASRIPDIGRLPDPRLFATHVPFVSLPRSVPGSGCKIVYVCRDPKDILVSQWKLSNKFRIRDGLEPLSVEAAADFFCDGLSPGGPYWDHVLGYWRAHMAHPERVLFFRYEDMIRDPAAHVSKLAEFVGRPFDAGEEDAGTVDAIVRLCSFENMTGLGATKEGKTELVVGAVENNWFFRRGMVGDWENHLPPETTRKIDAITHARFRDSGLHV